The Oncorhynchus masou masou isolate Uvic2021 chromosome 6, UVic_Omas_1.1, whole genome shotgun sequence genome has a window encoding:
- the LOC135541489 gene encoding zinc finger protein 43-like: MESIDLEREDLSSSLSGYANGEIMTLEISDVSPDLLVLEVKDNLPESNHGSLDMEMDADFHNDDGHGFANVELQFFPCDACEASFTSEPELEQHFISSHSICDVASERGRPKAKSMETEGVSALHTCMTCGKVFKYLTSFRKHEETHIKALYTCKTCGKEFKYLTSFTKHQATHIVPRLRGNGKSIIAVGLNVNQKVKGLHTCRHCGKGFKYLTSFIKHETTHRITKKSRKKQRNPSSSEIIVRLEGNRKDDTETCVRATKKKRKNSNDTEDQDACILISSDDELANTAEQQTPDSNRSPPFPSDSNRSPPFPSDSNRSPPFPADSNRSPPFPADSNRSPPFPCLDCGKVFKFFKSYQKHQKRHAWAQGKSEIVPPKQEHGPEVKQQIRCPVCGRAFNKLKACTKHEKMYHRENNLRKNTFSLTCCECDRHFEKADIFQKHKCFHLRKHVKAFIEASRVSQQGDIFYCQLCVLKLASGLEFENHAREMHPDQYRKTLKAVGNVRTCIIKDTLKGLPTQRDLGATEIDLNTVGETVEDVSRQFICKDCGDCFIYHVSFNFCGKCLKDRKDSRRIRESNVKASKLHHCEKCGLDFGRKDHLKRHSCSHSGSSFICFDCGVGFRDPGELRTHEKTHQVRNHICQLREKRCEHQKELMLHHEVDHPGPDVYKCHQCGKKCSTGEKLGKHRMIHSAKTPHVCSYCGTKFKRREHLRRHENLHTNEKPHLSHCYGDTFGRQEDLKTHLGKMHTLLRSYLCKACGTTFKDRNSLRRHRYHTHTKAGKVFQCEECGLSFSRADHLKHHKYTHSTERSFSCSMCYKVFHIAENLKKHEQNHRNKWLEYLNTRRHNNTPKQESHVSGRSKWKLGWSEASALLKLIQSHSKQQHHTCYVCKNTFRGLYYLKRHRLLNCLGQRSKIMDSF; encoded by the exons ATGGAGTCCATTGATTTGGAGAGGGAGGACCTTTCTAGCTCACTATCTGGATATGCCAATGGAGAGATAATGACCCTGGAGATCTCAGACGTCTCTCCAGACTTGCTTGTTCTCGAGGTAAAAGACAACCTACCTGAAAGTAACCATGGCAGCCTAGACATGGAGATGGATGCTGACTTTCATAATGATGATGGGCATG GTTTTGCGAATGTGGAACTCCAGTTCTTTCCATGTGATGCCTGCGAAGCCTCCTTCACTAGTGAACCAGAGCTGGAGCAGCACTTCATAAGCTCTCATTCAATATGTGATGTAGCAAGTGAGAGAGGAAGACCGAAAGCCAAGTCAATGGAAACAGAAGGTGTCTCAGCCCTGCACACCTGCATGACTTGTGGGAAGGTGTTCAAATACCTAACTTCATTTCGAAAACATGAGGAAACTCATATCAAAGCCCTGTACACCTGCAAGACTTGTGGGAAGGAGTTTAAATACCTAACTTCATTCACAAAGCACCAGGCCACTCACATTGTACCAAGACTGAGAGGAAATGGAAAGTCAATCATAGCAGTAGGCTTAAATGTCAATCAGAAAGTGAAAGGCCTTCACACCTGCAGGCACTGTGGTAAGGGGTTCAAATACCTAACTTCTTTCATAAAGCATGAGACGACTCACAGGATAACCAAAAAAAGCAGAAAAAAACAGAGGAACCCTTCAAGTTCTGAGATTATTGTACGTCTTGAAGGCAATAGGAAAGATGACACAGAAACTTGTGTAAGGGCCACCAAGAAAAAAAGGAAGAACAGCAATGATACTGAGGATCAGGATGCATGTATTCTAATATCTTCTGATGATGAACTAGCCAACACTGCAGAGCAGCAAACACCTGACTCTAACCGTTCTCCTCCTTTTCCTTCTGACTCTAACCGTTCTCCTCCTTTTCCTTCTGACTCTAACCGTTCTCCTCCTTTTCCGGCTGACTCTAACCGTTCTCCTCCTTTTCCGGCTGACTCTAACCGTTCTCCTCCGTTTCCTTGTCTGGACTGTGGGAAGGTTTTTAAGTTTTTCAAATCTTACCAAAAACACCAGAAAAGACATGCTTGGGCACAGGGCAAAAGTGAAATAGTGCCTCCTAAACAGGAGCACGGACCGGAAGTGAAACAACAGATTAGATGTCCAGTTTGTGGTAGAGCATTCAACAAGCTTAAAGCTTGCACCAAACACGAGAAAATGTATCATCGGGAAAATAACTTgcgtaaaaacacattttctttaACGTGCTGTGAATGTGACCGTCATTTTGAGAAGGCTGATATTTTCCAAAAGCATAAGTGCTTCCACCTGCGTAAGCATGTAAAGGCTTTCATAGAGGCAAGTAGGGTGAGCCAACAGGGGGATATTTTCTATTGTCAACTCTGTGTCCTAAAGCTCGCCAGTGGACTGGAGTTTGAGAATCATGCCAGGGAAATGCACCCAGACCAATACCGCAAAACCCTAAAAGCAGTAGGCAATGTCAGGACATGTATCATTAAAGACACCTTGAAAGGCTTGCCGACACAAAGGGATCTGGGGGCAACTGAAATAGACTTAAACactgtaggagagacagtggaagATGTATCGAGACAATTTATTTGCAAAGATTGTGGGGACTGTTTCATATATCATGTTTCTTTTAATTTTTGTGGGAAATGTTTAAAGGATCGCAAAGACTCTAGGAGAATTCGGGAGAGCAACGTAAAAGCCTCCAAGCTGCACCACTGTGAAAAATGTGGACTTGACTTTGGCCGAAAAGATCACCTAAAGCGCCACAGCTGTTCTCATTCTGGCAGTTCCTTTATCTGTTTTGATTGTGGCGTTGGATTCAGGGATCCAGGAGAGTTGCGGACGCATGAAAAGACTCATCAGGTGAGAAATCACATCTGCCAACTGCGTGAGAAGCGATGTGAACATCAAAAGGAACTGATGTTGCATCATGAAGTTGATCATCCAGGACCAGATGTTTATAAATGCCACCAGTGTGGCAAGAAATGTAGTACTGGGGAAAAGCTGGGGAAACACAGAATGATCCATTCGGCCAAAACTCCCCATGTTTGTTCATATTGCGGTACAAAGTTCAAGAGGCGAGAGCATTTGAGACGGCATGAGAACCTGCACACCAATGAGAAACCTCACCTTAGTCATTGTTATGGAGATACATTTGGGCGGCAGGAGGATTTAAAGACCCACCTCGGTAAAATGCACACACTGTTGAGAAGTTATCTTTGTAAGGCTTGTGGGACAACGTTCAAGGACCGTAACTCTCTCCGGAGACATAGATATCACACTCACACAAAGGCAGGTAAGGTGTTCCAATGTGAGGAGTGTGGCCTAAGCTTCAGCCGGGCGGATCATCTGAAGCACCACAAGTACACACATTCTACTGAAAGGTCCTTCTCATGCTCAATGTGTTACAAAGTATTCCACATTGCAGAAAACCTCAAGAAGCATGAGCAAAACCATAGAAACAAGTGGCTGGAGTACCTCAACACCCGCCGCCACAATAACACACCCAAGCAGGAGAGCCATGTTTCTGGGCGCTCCAAGTGGAAACTCGGCTGGTCTGAAGCATCTGCCCTACTAAAGCTCATTCAGAGCCACTCCAAGCAGCAACATCATACCTGCTATGTTTGTAAAAATACTTTCAGAGGGCTTTACTATCTGAAAAGACACCGTCTACTAAACTGTCTTGGACAAAGGAGTAAAATTATGGATTCATTCTGA
- the LOC135541494 gene encoding interferon-induced protein 44-like — translation MGGAESTPSPSPPPPPEKEFDKQWRKTCWSKLERDAMVAALRNFELSDPDVGQLRCLLHGPVGAGKSSFINSVNNVFQGRSTHNALVAATSGTSFTMKYKTHYIQGRKGEKRLPFAFNDVMGLETQRNGLHPDDIINALKGHLPEGYEFNPLHPLSDQKEEYIKNPSLSDKTHCLVSIVTADTISRMNKDVIDKMKHIRAEASKLQIPQVVVMTMPDKACELVNRDLKRIYYSKAIKDKMQICSNELGVPMNCILPVKNYHEEGMMDDDMDILILNAMTQIMNFANDYIWDLQQHA, via the exons TAAACTAGAGAGAGATGCCATGGTGGCTGCACTGAGGAACTTTGAACTGAGTGATCCTGATGTGGGTCAGCTGAGATGCCTGCTACATGGACCAGTAGGTGCAGGGAAGTCCAGCTTCATCAACTCAGTCAACAATGTTTTCCAAGGACGATCAACACATAATGCCCTGGTAGCTGCTACCTCTGGCACAAGTTTCACCATGAAA TATAAGACACACTACATTCAAGGCCGAAAAGGAGAAAAACGTCTGCCCTTTGCATTCAATGATGTCATGGGTCTGGAGACACAGAGAAATGGGTTGCACCCTGATGACATCATCAATGCTCTGAAGGGCCATCTACCTGAGGGCTATGAG TTCAATCCTTTACACCCGCTATCGGACCAAAAAGAAGAATACATTAAGAATCCCAGTTTAAGTGACAAAACTCACTGTCTGGTCAGTATTGTGACAGCAGACACAATCTCTCGCATGAATAAGGATGTCATAGACAAGATGAAACACATCAGGGCAGAAGCCAGTAAACTGC AAATCCCTCAAGTTGTTGTCATGACCATGCCAGACAAGGCTTGTGAGCTGGTGAACAGGGATTTGAAGAGAATCTACTACAGCAAGGCAATCAAAGATAAG ATGCAGATCTGCAGTAATGAGCTGGGTGTTCCCATGAACTGCATCCTGCCGGTGAAGAACtaccatgaggaggggatgatGGATGATGACATGGACATCCTGATCCTGAACGCCATGACTCAGATTATGAACTTTGCCAACGACTACATCTGGGACCTCCAACAACATGCATGA
- the LOC135541495 gene encoding protein ABHD14A-like, with product MNFLRNRLVVLGLVLLATVLLYLLLPSIRQGSMEPSLDVQRMGLVAVSPPPPPAINVSVRTGQLPGDPPLFFREALPVDGSGRQILPRLQVVLLHGQAFSSKTWEELGTLALLATNGYQALAVDLPGFGNSPDSDAVKTDQHRVDLLGRFMEALGVRTAVLLSPSMSGHYSIPFLMKHSAQLHGFIPIAPVGTRSYTPQQYQSIQTPTLIVFGALDTNLGAQSHKNLMQLPHHSVLKMEGARHACYMDKPWEFHQALLDFLSKLE from the exons ATGAATTTTCTACGTAACCGTCTTGTTGTGCTGGGCCTGGTGTTGCTGGCCACTGTTCTGTTGTACCTGCTACTGCCGTCCATTCGTCAGGGCAGCATGGAGCCTTCGCTGGATGTCCAGAGGATGGGCCTGGtggctgtctctcctcctccgcctcctgcCATCAACGTGTCCGTCCGCACAGGGCAGCTACCCGGGGACCCTCCACTCTTCTTCAGGGAAGCGTTGCCGGTCGATGGATCTGGTAGGCAGATACTGCCCAG GCTGCAAGTGGTCCTTCTCCATGGCCAAGCTTTCTCTTCCAAAACCTGGGAGGAACTGGGCACCCTGGCCTTGCTGGCCACAAACGGATACCAGGCCTTGGCTGTGGACCTACCAG GATTTGGGAACTCTCCAGACTCGGATGCTGTGAAGACAGACCAGCATCGGGTAGACCTTCTGGGGAGGTTTATGGAGGCTTTGGGCGTGAGGACAGCGGTGCTGCTCAGCCCCTCTATGAGCGGCCACTACTCCATCCCCTTCCTTATGAAACACAGTGCCCAGCTGCACGGCTTCATCCCCATAGCCCCAGTAGGAACCCGCAGCTACACCCCTCAGCAGTACCAGAGCATCCAG ACTCCTACTCTGATTGTGTTTGGAGCACTGGACACCAACCTGGGGGCCCAGTCCCACAAGAATCTCATGCAGCTCCCACACCACTCAGTCCTGAAGATGGAGGGGGCGCGCCATGCCTGCTACATGGACAAACCTTGGGAGTTCCACCAAGCACTGTTGGACTTTCTCAGCAAactggagtga